The Neisseria sicca genome includes a window with the following:
- a CDS encoding IS30 family transposase, which yields MSYTQLTQDERYHIQYLSRHCTVTEIAKQLNRHKSTISREIRRHRTQGQQYSAEKAQRQSRIIKQRKRKPYKLDSQLIQHIDTLIRRKLSPEQVCAYLRKHHQITLHHSTVYRYLRQDKSNGGTLWQHLRICSKPYRKRYGSTWTRGKVPNRVGIENRPAIVDQKSRIGDWEADTIIGKDQKSALLTLVERVTRYTIICKLDSLKAEDTALAAIRVLRAHKARVHTITMDNGKEFYQHTKITKALKAETYFCRPYHSWEKELNENTNGLIRQYFPKQTDFRNISDREIRRVQDELNHQPRKTLGYETPSVLFLNLFKPLVP from the coding sequence ATGAGCTACACGCAACTGACCCAAGACGAACGATATCACATCCAATACCTGTCCCGCCACTGCACCGTTACCGAAATCGCCAAACAGCTTAACCGCCACAAAAGCACCATCAGTCGCGAAATCAGACGGCACCGCACCCAAGGACAGCAATACAGTGCCGAAAAAGCACAGCGGCAAAGCCGGATTATCAAACAGCGTAAGCGAAAGCCCTATAAGCTCGATTCGCAGCTGATTCAACACATCGACACCCTTATCCGCCGCAAACTCAGTCCCGAACAAGTATGCGCCTACCTGCGCAAACACCACCAAATCACGCTCCACCACAGCACCGTTTACCGCTACCTCCGTCAAGACAAAAGCAACGGCGGCACTTTGTGGCAACATCTCAGAATATGCAGCAAACCCTATCGCAAACGCTACGGCAGCACATGGACCAGAGGCAAAGTGCCCAACCGCGTCGGCATAGAAAACCGACCCGCCATCGTCGACCAAAAATCCCGCATCGGAGATTGGGAAGCCGACACCATCATCGGCAAAGATCAGAAAAGCGCATTACTGACCTTGGTCGAACGCGTTACCCGCTACACCATCATCTGCAAATTGGATAGCCTCAAAGCCGAAGACACTGCCCTGGCAGCCATTAGGGTATTAAGGGCACATAAAGCCAGAGTGCACACCATCACCATGGATAATGGCAAAGAATTTTACCAACACACCAAAATAACCAAGGCATTGAAAGCGGAGACTTATTTTTGCCGCCCCTACCATTCTTGGGAGAAAGAGCTGAATGAAAACACAAACGGACTCATACGCCAATATTTCCCCAAACAAACCGATTTTCGGAACATCAGTGATCGGGAGATACGCAGAGTTCAAGATGAGTTGAACCACCAGCCAAGAAAAACACTTGGCTACGAAACGCCAAGTGTTTTATTCTTGAATCTGTTCAAACCACTAGTACCATAG
- a CDS encoding formate/nitrite transporter family protein, with the protein MASRDLYPQEILQVVLDKSCAKAQSSVSTLAVLSVLAGGYIGFGYLAYLKVVSGIPHEWGGLATLLGASMFPIALICILLGGGELVTSNMMIMSLGRLAGRISTKMLLRNWVVVCLSNLVGTLAMAFFLGHYVGMTEGSVAEKTIAVAEAKVHMDFGRAFVSAVACNWMVCMGAWLHFAAKHTAGRMLAIWFPVMIFVLNGFQHLVANMFVIPAGILAGADITWGQFFFNMIPVFLGNTFGGASFVGASYLYTYKDTLKDCAES; encoded by the coding sequence ATGGCTTCGCGCGATTTATACCCACAGGAAATTTTACAGGTCGTCCTCGATAAAAGCTGTGCCAAGGCACAATCCAGCGTTTCCACGCTGGCAGTTTTGAGCGTTTTGGCGGGCGGATACATCGGCTTCGGTTATCTTGCCTATTTGAAAGTGGTCAGCGGCATTCCGCACGAATGGGGCGGCTTGGCGACTTTGCTCGGCGCATCGATGTTCCCCATCGCCTTGATCTGCATCCTGCTCGGCGGCGGCGAGCTGGTAACGAGCAATATGATGATTATGTCTTTGGGACGTTTGGCAGGGCGGATTTCCACAAAAATGCTGCTGCGCAACTGGGTCGTCGTGTGTCTGAGCAATTTAGTAGGAACGCTGGCGATGGCTTTTTTCCTCGGACACTATGTCGGCATGACCGAAGGCAGCGTGGCGGAAAAAACGATTGCGGTGGCGGAAGCCAAAGTCCATATGGATTTCGGCAGGGCTTTCGTCTCGGCGGTCGCGTGTAACTGGATGGTGTGTATGGGCGCTTGGCTGCACTTTGCCGCCAAGCATACGGCAGGGCGGATGTTGGCGATTTGGTTTCCCGTGATGATTTTCGTATTAAACGGTTTCCAACACCTTGTCGCCAATATGTTCGTCATCCCCGCCGGTATTTTGGCGGGCGCAGATATTACATGGGGGCAGTTTTTCTTCAACATGATTCCCGTATTTTTAGGAAATACCTTTGGCGGGGCATCATTTGTCGGCGCGTCGTACCTTTATACTTATAAAGATACGCTGAAAGATTGTGCCGAGTCTTGA
- a CDS encoding Csu type fimbrial protein, with protein MQINIKRGRLKTNPAGFIQTSRLLPKTIFAAALCLMFAPTQTWAHNGVVGDYMKCTASVSSISGAGGNVLSFGTPTQGINLLEGQIPEVQATITYECLNLRPYTTHTRLCFNIDGGNHSPSQNNPRLLAHPKRPTNTLQFQLYKPDGTVWGSNAPNSNAKPYMTEMLVIGPDGTKSGQITLTAKLLNHQETAALYADGSPYEAVFNGISASLNWNTTYWGQHPANCGAYYSSSDSFPFTVQAHASPVCEFISADDIDFGTHTAGSTNLKQSGNLTVRCTNGTPYTVGLIPSNGNQEGRGEMKSTNPANTDKVPYRLKKGNSSDLWGNQSSGTGSAQRFTGDSSNQTHTISAEVQNTDYTPGEYKDKVTVDIRY; from the coding sequence ACAAACCCTGCAGGTTTCATTCAAACTTCGCGACTACTCCCCAAAACCATATTCGCCGCAGCCTTATGTCTGATGTTTGCCCCTACCCAAACATGGGCGCACAACGGTGTAGTGGGCGACTATATGAAATGTACCGCGTCTGTCAGCAGCATCTCAGGCGCAGGTGGCAACGTCTTGTCCTTTGGTACGCCTACCCAAGGCATCAATCTGCTTGAAGGACAGATTCCTGAAGTACAAGCTACCATTACCTATGAATGCCTCAACCTTAGACCCTATACTACCCACACACGCCTATGCTTCAACATCGACGGAGGCAATCATTCCCCATCTCAAAACAACCCTAGATTGCTTGCGCATCCGAAACGTCCCACCAATACCTTACAATTCCAGCTCTACAAACCCGACGGCACCGTCTGGGGTAGTAACGCGCCCAACAGCAACGCCAAGCCCTATATGACCGAGATGCTGGTAATCGGTCCCGACGGTACCAAATCAGGTCAAATTACCCTCACCGCCAAACTCCTCAACCATCAGGAAACCGCCGCACTTTACGCTGACGGAAGCCCGTATGAAGCTGTCTTCAATGGCATATCCGCCTCACTAAACTGGAATACGACTTATTGGGGACAACATCCTGCCAACTGCGGTGCATATTACTCATCCAGCGACAGTTTCCCCTTTACGGTACAGGCACATGCCAGCCCCGTCTGCGAATTCATCTCCGCCGACGACATCGACTTCGGCACACACACCGCGGGCAGTACCAACCTGAAGCAGTCGGGCAACCTGACCGTCCGCTGCACCAACGGCACGCCCTACACCGTCGGTCTGATTCCTTCCAACGGTAATCAGGAAGGCAGGGGCGAGATGAAATCTACCAATCCCGCCAACACCGACAAAGTCCCCTACCGCCTCAAAAAAGGTAACAGTTCCGACCTCTGGGGCAACCAATCTTCGGGCACAGGCAGCGCGCAAAGATTTACCGGCGACAGCAGCAATCAGACGCACACGATCTCGGCAGAAGTCCAAAACACCGACTACACCCCGGGCGAATATAAAGACAAAGTAACCGTCGATATCCGATACTGA
- the parE gene encoding DNA topoisomerase IV subunit B: MTKNNQYSESSITVLKGLEPVKERPGMYTRTDSPTHICQEVIDNAADEALGGFATEIDVRIHDDGSLSVHDNGRGIPVGLHPVEGVPVVELVFTRLHAGGKFNKKDGGSAYAFSGGLHGVGVSVTNALSTRLEVTVKREGKIHRIVFAGGDVVEPLAEVGKCAVKDSGTEVRVWPDSKYFESPNYSIPELERLLRAKAVLLPGVRVSLTRPVKGEDEAHTQTWHYPDGLKSYLTDLIADAQEAVPLFSCENYISDDHNDDFSIGEGAAFALTWLEEGSCANESYVNLIPTPLGGTHEAGLKQAVFNAVNNFINLHNLLPRGVKVQSDDVFSKTAFVLSARILDPQFQGQTKDKLTNRDALKLVAAVSGDPLELWLNQNVDFGKKIAELAIRQAQARMRSVKKIEKKKGSGVAVLPGKLTDCESEDIRENELFLVEGDSAGGSAKLARDKATQAILPLRGKVLNSFEVHPDQLFGNAEIHDISVAIGVDPHGINDNPDLSGLRYGKIAILSDADVDGSHIQVLLLTLFYRHFPKLVADGHIYVAQPPLFRVDVNAQGKSKPARKFYALDQNELDSILERLQKEGVKETAYSISRFKGLGEMNPDQLKDTTMHPDTRRLLQVQIPEGADDETRNIFVKLMGKGEAAARRAWMEREGDTAELDI; the protein is encoded by the coding sequence ATGACTAAAAACAACCAATACAGCGAATCCAGCATCACCGTCCTCAAAGGCTTGGAGCCGGTCAAAGAACGTCCCGGCATGTACACCCGCACCGACAGCCCGACCCACATCTGCCAAGAAGTCATCGACAACGCGGCGGACGAGGCGTTGGGCGGTTTCGCCACTGAAATCGACGTGCGCATCCACGACGACGGTTCGCTTTCCGTACACGACAACGGGCGCGGCATTCCCGTCGGGCTGCACCCTGTCGAAGGCGTACCCGTGGTCGAACTCGTGTTTACCCGTCTGCATGCGGGCGGCAAGTTCAACAAAAAAGACGGCGGCAGCGCGTATGCCTTTTCAGGCGGTCTGCACGGCGTGGGCGTGTCCGTGACCAACGCCCTCTCCACCCGTCTTGAGGTAACCGTCAAACGCGAAGGCAAAATCCACCGCATCGTGTTTGCCGGCGGCGACGTGGTCGAACCGTTGGCGGAAGTGGGCAAATGCGCCGTCAAAGACAGCGGCACCGAAGTGCGCGTCTGGCCGGACAGCAAATATTTTGAAAGCCCGAATTACAGCATTCCCGAACTCGAACGTCTGCTGCGCGCCAAAGCCGTGCTGCTGCCGGGCGTGCGCGTTTCCCTGACCCGCCCGGTCAAAGGCGAAGACGAAGCGCACACCCAAACCTGGCACTACCCCGACGGTCTGAAAAGCTATCTGACCGACCTGATTGCCGACGCGCAGGAAGCCGTGCCGCTGTTCTCCTGCGAAAACTACATTTCAGACGACCACAACGACGATTTCAGCATCGGCGAAGGTGCCGCGTTTGCCCTGACCTGGCTGGAAGAAGGCTCGTGCGCCAACGAAAGCTACGTCAACCTCATCCCCACCCCGCTGGGCGGCACGCACGAAGCAGGCTTGAAACAAGCCGTGTTCAACGCCGTCAACAACTTCATCAATCTGCACAACCTCCTACCGCGCGGCGTGAAAGTACAAAGCGACGACGTGTTCAGCAAAACCGCCTTCGTCCTCTCCGCCCGCATCCTCGACCCGCAGTTCCAAGGTCAGACCAAAGACAAACTGACCAACCGCGACGCGTTGAAACTCGTTGCCGCCGTATCGGGCGACCCTTTGGAATTGTGGCTGAACCAAAACGTGGACTTCGGCAAAAAAATCGCCGAACTCGCCATCCGTCAGGCACAGGCGCGGATGCGTTCGGTTAAAAAAATCGAAAAGAAAAAAGGCAGCGGCGTCGCCGTCCTGCCCGGCAAACTGACCGACTGCGAAAGCGAAGACATCCGCGAAAACGAACTCTTCCTCGTCGAAGGCGATTCCGCCGGCGGCTCCGCCAAACTCGCCCGCGATAAAGCCACCCAAGCCATCCTGCCCCTGCGCGGCAAAGTGCTCAACAGCTTCGAAGTCCACCCCGACCAACTCTTCGGCAACGCCGAAATCCACGACATTTCCGTCGCCATCGGCGTCGATCCGCACGGCATCAACGACAATCCCGATTTAAGCGGCCTACGCTACGGCAAAATCGCCATCCTATCCGATGCCGACGTGGACGGCTCGCATATTCAAGTTTTGCTGCTGACCCTGTTCTACCGCCACTTCCCGAAACTGGTCGCCGACGGACACATCTACGTCGCCCAGCCGCCGCTGTTCCGCGTCGACGTCAACGCACAAGGCAAAAGCAAACCCGCCCGCAAATTCTACGCCCTCGACCAAAACGAACTCGACAGCATTTTGGAGCGGCTGCAAAAAGAAGGCGTCAAAGAAACCGCCTATTCCATCAGCCGCTTCAAAGGCTTGGGCGAGATGAACCCCGACCAGCTCAAAGACACCACCATGCACCCCGACACCCGCCGCCTGTTGCAGGTACAAATCCCCGAAGGCGCGGATGACGAAACACGCAACATCTTCGTCAAACTGATGGGAAAAGGCGAAGCCGCCGCCCGCCGCGCATGGATGGAGCGCGAAGGCGATACGGCGGAATTGGATATTTGA
- a CDS encoding alpha/beta hydrolase, with amino-acid sequence MQKPDIIQIAGPAGLLETIYLPAAQTPARGVAVINHPNPLQGGTNTNKVIQTAAKALSQLGFHCYLPNLRGVGNSEGVHDYGRGETQDCIAVIDHARAQHPEAEQFALAGFSFGGYVATFAAQEREPDLLLLIGAAVHHYTDRPEPASVPDVSKTLMIHGAEDEVVEISKAWTWAEPQGLPIITIAGSSHFFHGKLIVLRDTITRFVPSVLG; translated from the coding sequence ATGCAAAAACCCGACATCATCCAAATCGCAGGCCCCGCAGGGCTGCTCGAAACCATCTACCTTCCAGCCGCGCAAACTCCTGCACGCGGCGTGGCAGTCATCAACCATCCCAATCCGTTGCAAGGCGGCACGAACACCAACAAAGTCATTCAAACCGCCGCCAAAGCCTTATCTCAGCTCGGTTTTCACTGTTACCTGCCCAACCTGCGCGGCGTGGGCAACAGCGAAGGTGTTCACGACTACGGACGCGGCGAAACGCAAGATTGCATCGCCGTCATCGACCACGCACGCGCGCAACATCCCGAAGCCGAACAGTTCGCATTGGCGGGCTTCTCCTTCGGCGGCTATGTCGCCACCTTCGCCGCCCAAGAGCGCGAGCCGGATTTACTGCTGCTCATCGGCGCGGCAGTACACCACTACACCGACCGCCCCGAGCCTGCCTCCGTCCCCGATGTATCGAAAACCCTGATGATTCATGGCGCGGAGGACGAAGTCGTTGAAATCAGCAAAGCTTGGACATGGGCGGAACCGCAAGGTTTGCCTATCATCACCATCGCCGGCTCATCCCACTTCTTCCACGGCAAACTCATCGTCCTGCGCGATACCATCACCCGCTTTGTCCCATCGGTTTTGGGTTAA
- a CDS encoding alanine/glycine:cation symporter family protein, whose product MQLFLENLKAFFETVSGWVWGPVMLVLLVGTGVLLTVMLKGLQFSMLGYALKQAFMPQKTKDDGEDHEGDISHFAALMTALSATIGTGNIAGVATAVVTGGPGAVFWMWMTAIFGMATKYAEGVLAVKYRVTNSKGEMSGGPMYYIEKGLGKNWKWMALAFALFGTFASFGIGSSVQSNSVAQAVQTSFGVEPGYTGVVLTILTAIVVLGGIKGIAKAASFIVPAMAVFYVLGGIAIIAVNSDLLAPAVKLIFSDAFSAQAVAGGAIGTVIRYGVARGVFSNEAGMGSAPIAAAAAKTDHPVRQALVSMTGTFLDTIVVCSITGIVLVMGLLGAGGEFVKPELSGAALTTVTFQKMLPGFGGWIVTIGLIFFAYSTILGWCYYGEKCAAYVFGEKSANLYRVVYVASVMLGTVLSLDLVWLASDTFNGLMALPNLIALLLMAKVIVRETQDFKQKIRSGELPH is encoded by the coding sequence ATGCAATTATTTTTGGAGAATTTAAAAGCGTTTTTTGAAACAGTCAGCGGCTGGGTCTGGGGACCTGTTATGCTGGTGTTGTTGGTCGGAACGGGCGTTTTGTTGACCGTTATGCTCAAAGGCCTGCAATTTTCTATGCTCGGTTACGCGCTCAAGCAGGCGTTTATGCCGCAGAAAACAAAGGATGACGGCGAAGACCACGAAGGCGATATTTCCCATTTCGCCGCTTTGATGACCGCCCTGTCCGCCACCATCGGTACAGGCAACATTGCCGGTGTGGCGACCGCCGTGGTTACCGGTGGTCCGGGTGCGGTATTTTGGATGTGGATGACTGCCATTTTCGGTATGGCGACCAAATACGCCGAGGGCGTGTTGGCGGTGAAATACCGCGTGACCAACTCCAAAGGCGAGATGTCCGGCGGGCCGATGTATTACATCGAAAAAGGCTTGGGCAAAAACTGGAAATGGATGGCATTGGCGTTTGCTTTATTCGGCACATTCGCTTCGTTCGGTATCGGCAGTTCGGTACAGTCCAACTCGGTTGCGCAGGCCGTTCAGACGAGCTTCGGCGTAGAACCGGGTTATACCGGCGTCGTCCTGACCATTTTGACCGCTATCGTCGTTTTGGGCGGTATTAAAGGTATCGCTAAAGCTGCTTCGTTTATCGTACCTGCGATGGCGGTGTTTTACGTTTTAGGCGGCATTGCCATTATTGCTGTAAATTCGGACTTACTGGCACCCGCTGTCAAGCTGATTTTCTCTGATGCGTTCAGCGCGCAGGCTGTGGCAGGCGGCGCAATCGGAACGGTGATCCGCTACGGCGTGGCGCGCGGCGTGTTTTCTAACGAGGCGGGTATGGGTTCCGCACCGATTGCCGCCGCGGCTGCGAAAACCGATCATCCCGTCCGTCAGGCATTGGTTTCTATGACCGGGACGTTTTTGGACACCATCGTCGTCTGCTCGATTACAGGGATTGTATTGGTGATGGGTTTGCTCGGTGCGGGCGGTGAGTTCGTCAAACCGGAATTGAGCGGCGCGGCGCTGACTACCGTTACCTTCCAAAAAATGCTACCAGGCTTTGGCGGCTGGATCGTTACCATCGGTTTGATTTTCTTTGCCTATTCGACCATTTTGGGCTGGTGTTACTACGGTGAGAAATGTGCGGCATATGTATTCGGCGAAAAATCTGCGAATCTCTACCGTGTCGTTTACGTTGCCTCGGTCATGCTGGGAACTGTCTTGAGCCTCGATTTGGTATGGCTTGCTTCTGATACGTTTAACGGATTGATGGCTTTGCCCAACTTAATCGCTCTCTTACTGATGGCGAAAGTAATTGTCAGAGAAACGCAGGATTTCAAACAGAAAATCCGCAGCGGTGAATTGCCTCATTAA
- a CDS encoding TraB/GumN family protein — MRSFLSLLAAGFTLLTLTACQPEAEHTASDEKIKTASAPSVDWSVPQLSSNVWKISKAGQPDSYLVGTIHIGKKEAVLSKEAENLLASVEQLTTEVDLLPEENPETQQQYQQFFNQATDTKSLKAKLGDKVFQSLQEAFRINPETAPLADAVDGMKPWAAFLFAQSVYPAEYSSTTGVDMLLSKSAQKTGKPRRFLETMPQLAESFSAFPEETIIRILKTTTDDNKDFLEQTHEMYGLYESGNFDGFADTHKKYEQQSLKKYPEIAPLMLNWFQNDLLVGRNLKWLPEIKAQSAEKSTLFAVGIMHLMSEQGLIELLRKDGYEVTPMPKILMW, encoded by the coding sequence ATGCGCTCATTCCTTTCCCTCCTTGCCGCAGGCTTTACTCTCCTTACCCTGACCGCCTGCCAACCCGAAGCAGAACATACTGCTTCCGATGAAAAAATCAAAACCGCCTCCGCTCCGTCTGTCGACTGGTCGGTACCGCAACTGTCCAGCAACGTTTGGAAAATCAGTAAAGCAGGTCAGCCCGACTCTTACCTTGTCGGCACCATCCACATCGGTAAAAAAGAAGCCGTCCTATCGAAAGAAGCCGAAAACCTGCTTGCCTCCGTCGAACAACTGACTACGGAAGTCGACTTATTGCCGGAAGAAAATCCGGAAACGCAACAACAATACCAACAGTTTTTCAACCAAGCCACCGACACCAAATCTCTGAAAGCCAAGCTCGGCGATAAAGTCTTCCAATCCCTGCAAGAGGCCTTCCGCATAAATCCCGAAACCGCCCCCTTGGCGGATGCTGTCGACGGCATGAAACCTTGGGCAGCATTCCTATTTGCCCAAAGCGTTTACCCCGCCGAATACAGCTCCACGACAGGCGTGGATATGTTGCTTTCCAAGTCAGCCCAAAAAACAGGCAAGCCGCGCCGCTTCCTCGAAACCATGCCTCAATTAGCGGAAAGTTTTTCCGCCTTTCCCGAAGAAACCATCATCCGTATTTTGAAAACAACCACGGACGACAACAAAGACTTTCTCGAACAAACCCATGAAATGTACGGTCTTTACGAAAGCGGCAACTTTGACGGTTTCGCCGATACCCATAAAAAATACGAACAGCAATCCCTGAAAAAATACCCCGAAATTGCCCCTTTGATGCTGAACTGGTTTCAAAACGACTTATTAGTCGGCCGCAATTTGAAATGGCTGCCTGAAATCAAAGCCCAATCTGCTGAAAAAAGTACGCTGTTCGCCGTCGGCATCATGCACCTGATGTCCGAACAAGGGTTGATCGAATTACTGCGCAAAGACGGTTACGAAGTAACGCCCATGCCCAAAATATTGATGTGGTAA
- a CDS encoding RNA pyrophosphohydrolase — translation MLDREGYRPNVGIILINNRNEVFWGKRVREHSWQFPQGGIKPGESPETAMYRELYEEVGLLPQHIKIVGRTRDWLRYDVPSHWVRREWRGSYRGQKQIWYLLRLVGRDSDINLRACHHPEFDGWRWHQYWAPVDEVIDFKRDVYLGALKELSSRFLRGMESYEDFTARLPFDNR, via the coding sequence GTGTTAGATAGAGAAGGCTATCGCCCCAATGTCGGTATCATCTTAATCAACAACCGCAACGAAGTCTTTTGGGGCAAGCGTGTGCGCGAACATTCGTGGCAGTTCCCGCAAGGCGGCATCAAGCCGGGCGAAAGTCCCGAAACCGCCATGTACCGCGAGCTGTACGAAGAAGTCGGACTGCTGCCGCAACACATCAAAATCGTCGGCCGCACGCGCGACTGGCTGCGTTACGACGTGCCGAGCCACTGGGTACGCCGCGAATGGCGCGGTTCGTATCGCGGGCAGAAGCAGATTTGGTATCTTTTGCGGCTGGTCGGGCGCGACAGCGACATCAATCTGCGCGCCTGCCACCATCCCGAATTTGACGGCTGGCGTTGGCACCAATATTGGGCTCCCGTTGACGAAGTGATTGATTTTAAACGCGACGTTTACTTGGGGGCATTAAAAGAACTCTCCTCCCGCTTCCTGCGCGGCATGGAAAGCTACGAAGACTTTACCGCGCGCCTGCCTTTTGACAACCGATAA
- a CDS encoding NAD(P)-dependent oxidoreductase yields the protein MSNNEYTQIGWIGLGQMGNPMVTRLLDAGIEVGVYNRSPDKTTDLQTKGAKVYPSRAELIRAYPVIFLMVSDYAAILDILDEDTRKELDGKIIVNMSTIAPSENLAIKDIVEAAGGQFAEAPVSGSVVPATNGTLLILFGGEENILNPLQKVFGILGKKTFHFGNVGKGSGAKLVLNSLLGIFGEAYSEAMLMARQFGIDTDTIIEAVGGSAMDSPMFQTKKSLWANREFPPAFALKHASKDLNLAVHELKQAGNSLPAVETVAESYRQAVTAGYGEQDVAGVYLKLAEHQK from the coding sequence ATGTCAAACAATGAATACACTCAAATCGGCTGGATCGGCCTGGGGCAGATGGGCAATCCGATGGTAACACGCCTACTCGATGCAGGCATCGAAGTCGGTGTTTACAACCGCTCACCCGATAAAACCACCGACTTGCAAACCAAAGGCGCGAAAGTTTACCCAAGCCGCGCCGAACTTATCCGCGCGTATCCCGTCATTTTCCTGATGGTTTCCGACTACGCCGCCATCCTCGATATCCTCGACGAAGATACCCGAAAAGAGCTTGACGGCAAAATCATCGTCAACATGAGCACCATCGCCCCGTCCGAAAACCTCGCTATCAAAGACATCGTCGAAGCGGCGGGCGGACAGTTCGCCGAAGCCCCCGTCTCTGGCTCGGTTGTCCCCGCCACCAACGGCACATTGCTGATTCTCTTCGGCGGCGAAGAGAATATTTTAAATCCGCTGCAAAAAGTGTTCGGCATCCTCGGCAAAAAAACTTTCCACTTCGGTAACGTCGGCAAAGGCTCCGGCGCGAAACTCGTACTCAATTCGCTCTTGGGCATCTTCGGCGAGGCATACAGCGAAGCCATGCTGATGGCGCGGCAATTCGGCATCGATACCGACACCATCATCGAAGCCGTCGGCGGTTCTGCCATGGATTCGCCCATGTTCCAAACCAAAAAATCCCTGTGGGCAAACCGTGAATTTCCGCCCGCCTTCGCCCTCAAACACGCCTCAAAAGACCTCAACCTCGCCGTCCACGAATTGAAACAGGCAGGCAATTCGCTGCCCGCCGTTGAAACCGTTGCCGAGAGCTACCGTCAAGCCGTCACAGCAGGTTACGGTGAACAAGACGTTGCCGGCGTTTACCTGAAACTGGCGGAACATCAGAAATAG
- a CDS encoding subtype B tannase — translation MNTLNKTLLSVSVALGLNACANVQTAKTYDLDFSKQKYTEQSIEVNGQAVKFRAYENVVYVRNPVDTRYEIINIYVPEAYYNGGEIDGFTAETAPIFLPNQIGGYMPAEPGKPALEGKRGEPEDGQKSPNAALTALSKGYVVASPGARGRTESTGKAPAAIVDLKAAVRYLKANDKAMPGDAEKIISNGTSAGGAMSALLGATADQKDYEKYLKALGAADGSDKVFAVSAYCPITDLDHADMAYEWQFNGINDYKKMNISMLDYRVKRELVAGTLTDDEKKLSDLLKPLYPAYLNSLNLKSPEGKPLTLDAQGNGSFKNHIAGLLAQSAQIQLDASKDLSDRKWLTVRNGKVVSVDFDAYAKAAGRQKTPPAFDGVDLSAGENQLFGTDTVDKRHFTAFSMQHNTAANAEIADEETVKIMNPLNYIGKPGANLPQNWRIRVGTNDRDTSLAVSAILAAKLQNNGYTVDYALPWDVRHGGDYDLDELFAWMKQVSSSPAK, via the coding sequence ATGAATACGCTGAACAAAACCCTGTTATCCGTTTCCGTCGCGCTGGGCTTAAACGCCTGCGCCAACGTCCAAACCGCCAAAACCTACGACTTGGACTTTTCCAAACAGAAATACACCGAACAAAGCATCGAAGTGAATGGTCAGGCGGTTAAATTCCGCGCTTACGAAAACGTGGTTTACGTCCGCAATCCTGTCGACACCCGCTACGAAATCATCAATATTTACGTCCCCGAAGCCTATTACAACGGTGGCGAGATAGACGGTTTTACCGCCGAAACCGCACCGATTTTCCTGCCCAACCAAATCGGCGGCTATATGCCTGCCGAACCGGGCAAACCTGCTTTGGAAGGTAAACGCGGCGAACCTGAAGACGGCCAAAAATCACCGAACGCCGCGCTGACCGCCCTTTCTAAAGGCTATGTCGTTGCCTCCCCGGGCGCACGCGGCAGAACGGAATCTACCGGTAAAGCACCTGCCGCCATTGTCGATTTGAAAGCCGCCGTCCGCTATCTGAAAGCCAACGACAAAGCCATGCCCGGCGATGCCGAAAAAATCATTTCCAACGGCACAAGCGCGGGCGGCGCGATGTCCGCCCTCTTAGGCGCGACAGCCGACCAAAAAGATTACGAAAAATATCTGAAAGCATTGGGTGCGGCAGACGGCAGCGACAAGGTTTTCGCCGTATCCGCCTACTGCCCGATTACCGATTTGGACCATGCCGATATGGCTTACGAATGGCAGTTCAACGGCATTAACGACTATAAAAAAATGAATATTTCCATGCTCGACTACCGCGTCAAACGCGAGCTGGTCGCCGGCACGCTGACCGATGACGAGAAAAAACTGTCCGACCTCCTCAAACCGCTGTACCCCGCCTATCTCAACAGCCTGAACCTGAAATCCCCCGAAGGCAAACCACTGACGCTGGATGCCCAAGGCAACGGCAGCTTTAAAAACCATATTGCCGGCCTGCTCGCCCAATCCGCCCAAATCCAGCTTGACGCGAGCAAAGACCTAAGCGACCGCAAATGGCTGACCGTCCGCAACGGCAAAGTCGTCTCCGTCGATTTCGATGCCTACGCCAAAGCCGCCGGACGGCAAAAAACACCGCCCGCCTTTGACGGCGTAGATTTGAGCGCGGGCGAAAACCAACTCTTCGGCACCGATACCGTCGATAAACGCCACTTCACCGCGTTCTCCATGCAACACAACACCGCCGCCAACGCCGAAATCGCGGACGAAGAAACCGTCAAAATCATGAACCCGCTCAACTACATCGGCAAACCGGGCGCGAACCTGCCGCAAAACTGGCGCATCCGCGTCGGCACCAACGACCGCGATACCTCGCTGGCAGTCTCCGCCATATTAGCCGCCAAGCTGCAAAACAACGGCTACACCGTCGATTACGCCCTGCCTTGGGATGTCCGACACGGCGGCGATTATGACTTGGACGAACTGTTTGCCTGGATGAAGCAAGTCAGCAGCAGCCCTGCGAAATAA